The following are encoded together in the Rhizobium tumorigenes genome:
- a CDS encoding pyridoxal phosphate-dependent aminotransferase: MPVFSRFTPLTSSLPSTVPFVGPEALERQRGVAVKARIGANESGFGPSPRVIEAMRREAGEIWKYNDPENFNLKRALAAHLGIRSANVAIGEGVDSLLGLIVRMIVSADTPVVTSHGGYPTFNFHVAAFGGKLVTVPYLDDRENLEGLLDAVRRENAPLVYLANPDNPMGSWWDQERVVAFAKALPETCMLVLDEAYSETAPASSLPPIAAFIDMPNILRTRTFSKAYGLAGARVGYAIGVPETVAAFDKLRNHFGMNRLATVGALAALDDQGYLTEVIGKIHGAQERIAIIARDNGLMPLASATNFVAIDCGRDAIYAKAIVDGLFDHGVFIRMPGVAPLNRCVRVSVGQKADLDLFEQALPQVIQTLR, encoded by the coding sequence ATGCCTGTTTTTTCGCGTTTCACACCGCTCACAAGCTCCCTGCCTTCGACCGTGCCGTTTGTCGGGCCAGAAGCTCTTGAGCGGCAGCGCGGCGTCGCTGTCAAGGCCCGGATCGGCGCCAATGAAAGCGGCTTCGGTCCCTCGCCGCGGGTGATCGAGGCGATGCGCCGGGAAGCTGGCGAGATCTGGAAGTATAACGATCCGGAAAATTTCAATCTGAAAAGAGCGCTGGCGGCGCACCTCGGAATACGGTCAGCCAACGTTGCCATCGGCGAAGGCGTCGATTCGCTGCTGGGGCTGATCGTCCGGATGATCGTTTCCGCCGATACGCCGGTGGTCACGTCCCATGGCGGCTATCCGACCTTCAATTTCCACGTCGCCGCTTTCGGGGGTAAGCTTGTCACCGTCCCGTATCTCGACGACCGCGAAAATCTGGAGGGACTGCTCGACGCAGTTCGGCGGGAGAATGCGCCGCTGGTCTATCTCGCCAATCCTGACAATCCGATGGGAAGCTGGTGGGATCAGGAAAGGGTCGTCGCCTTCGCAAAGGCCTTGCCGGAGACCTGCATGCTTGTGCTGGACGAAGCCTACAGCGAGACCGCTCCGGCATCGTCGTTGCCGCCGATAGCCGCCTTCATCGACATGCCCAATATACTGCGCACCCGCACATTCTCCAAGGCCTACGGGCTTGCCGGCGCGCGGGTCGGCTATGCGATCGGCGTTCCCGAAACCGTGGCAGCGTTCGACAAGCTGCGCAATCACTTCGGCATGAACCGGCTGGCCACGGTCGGGGCTCTCGCCGCGCTGGATGATCAGGGCTATCTCACAGAGGTCATCGGCAAGATCCACGGCGCCCAGGAACGGATTGCCATCATCGCACGCGACAACGGCCTGATGCCGCTGGCATCGGCCACCAACTTCGTGGCCATCGACTGCGGCCGCGACGCGATCTACGCGAAGGCCATTGTCGATGGGCTGTTCGATCACGGCGTCTTCATCCGGATGCCTGGCGTAGCGCCGCTCAACCGCTGCGTCCGCGTCAGCGTCGGACAGAAAGCCGATCTCGACCTTTTCGAGCAGGCCCTGCCGCAGGTCATCCAGACGCTTCGGTAA
- a CDS encoding PilZ domain-containing protein: MLRSTHLASVKSEVYERSFERFFVQRPARLIAVKPCLTGVSMRSAEIIDISQGGATFLVGSTAGLPQHYYLNILGLAYRIGCAETYRHGDRIGVRFINFLTPETLRLVVRADFMIGNREANAARSMRR; encoded by the coding sequence ATGCTTCGCTCAACGCATCTGGCGTCTGTCAAATCCGAGGTCTACGAGCGGAGCTTCGAGCGCTTTTTCGTCCAGCGGCCAGCACGACTGATCGCCGTCAAACCCTGCCTTACCGGCGTCTCGATGCGCAGTGCCGAGATCATCGATATCTCCCAGGGTGGCGCGACATTCCTTGTCGGCAGCACGGCGGGATTGCCTCAGCACTACTATCTCAACATCCTTGGTCTCGCCTATCGCATCGGCTGCGCCGAGACCTACCGGCATGGCGACAGGATCGGCGTTCGGTTCATCAACTTCCTGACGCCGGAGACACTGCGGCTGGTGGTGCGTGCCGACTTCATGATCGGCAACCGCGAAGCTAATGCCGCTCGGTCCATGCGTCGCTGA
- a CDS encoding DUF2177 family protein, producing the protein MKTALTAYAGCLVTLLVLDAAWLGLVARTFYREQLGDLMLPQPNFGIAALFYLFFAVAVVMLAVMPAVGTGSLTRALLFGAVLGLAAYGTYDITNLSTLKNWPVMVSIVDMAWGTFVTAATAGGGYAVARYFS; encoded by the coding sequence ATCAAGACAGCGCTTACCGCCTACGCAGGTTGTCTCGTGACGCTGCTTGTTCTCGATGCCGCATGGCTCGGGCTTGTAGCGCGCACCTTCTATCGCGAACAGCTGGGCGACCTGATGCTGCCACAGCCGAATTTCGGGATCGCAGCACTTTTCTACCTGTTCTTCGCCGTTGCCGTCGTCATGCTCGCGGTTATGCCCGCGGTTGGCACCGGTTCGTTGACGCGGGCCCTGCTGTTTGGCGCCGTGCTCGGCCTTGCAGCCTACGGGACCTACGATATCACCAACCTTTCGACGTTGAAGAACTGGCCCGTCATGGTCAGTATCGTCGATATGGCATGGGGTACTTTTGTAACCGCTGCCACGGCAGGCGGCGGATATGCGGTTGCGCGGTATTTCTCCTGA
- the iolB gene encoding 5-deoxy-glucuronate isomerase has product MTKSHLHVSPSGTTGKVHHVTPETAGWTYVGFDLYRLKTGESAAGDTGEREVCLVWVSGKGRAKAGDVDFGVLGERMSPFDGAPHALYIPAGSSWSVTAETDLELAVCSAPGGGDHPARALPPGTHPALTRGKGTNVRYVNNIMPEDDGAAHSLLVVEVITPGGHTSSYPPHKHDQDDLPNESFLEETYYHRLNPPQGFAFQRVYTDDRSLDEVMAVEDGDVTMVPKGYHPCAACHGYDLYYLNVMAGPKRVWKFHNAPEHAWLVKA; this is encoded by the coding sequence ATGACGAAGTCCCACCTGCATGTGAGCCCCAGCGGGACCACTGGCAAAGTCCATCACGTGACCCCGGAAACTGCTGGCTGGACTTATGTCGGCTTTGATCTGTACCGCCTGAAGACGGGCGAGAGCGCAGCGGGTGATACGGGTGAGCGGGAGGTCTGCCTTGTCTGGGTGAGCGGAAAAGGCAGGGCGAAAGCCGGAGATGTAGATTTCGGAGTGTTGGGCGAACGGATGAGCCCATTCGACGGCGCTCCGCATGCCCTTTACATCCCGGCCGGGTCCAGCTGGTCCGTCACGGCGGAAACGGATCTGGAACTGGCTGTGTGCTCGGCACCCGGCGGCGGCGATCACCCGGCGCGCGCCCTTCCGCCCGGCACCCATCCGGCGCTGACGCGAGGCAAGGGGACGAATGTTCGCTACGTCAACAACATCATGCCGGAAGACGATGGCGCCGCTCACTCGCTGCTCGTCGTCGAGGTGATCACGCCCGGCGGCCATACCTCTTCCTACCCACCGCACAAGCATGACCAGGACGATCTGCCAAACGAGAGCTTTCTCGAGGAGACCTACTATCATCGCCTCAACCCGCCGCAGGGCTTTGCCTTCCAGCGCGTCTATACCGACGATCGGTCGCTCGACGAGGTGATGGCTGTGGAGGATGGCGACGTGACGATGGTGCCGAAGGGCTATCATCCGTGTGCAGCATGCCACGGCTACGATCTCTATTATCTGAATGTAATGGCGGGGCCGAAACGGGTGTGGAAGTTCCACAATGCCCCGGAACATGCCTGGCTGGTGAAGGCCTGA
- the iolE gene encoding myo-inosose-2 dehydratase, translated as MKAKLGMSPIAWWNDDLPELSDDVSLEECLRQSRSAGFTGMEKGRRFPDDPAVMLPILRSADVTLCGGWFSGTLVDEELAANKDRIGPMIELFKAVDAPCIVYGEVGRSIQGDRSRPLATKPRLSDDEMKAYAHRVTEFGEWCADKGMPLSYHHHMAAVVETEAELDAFMRHSGEGIPLLLDAGHLAFAGGDVLRAIDNHHGRINHVHVKDIRKPVVDGLDRSRQSFLDAVALGAFTVPGDGSLDFGAIVQRLADYGYEGWFVVEAEQDPRNAPPQRMAEIGHAELMRVMTSAGYTVETQGFPKG; from the coding sequence ATGAAAGCCAAACTCGGCATGTCGCCCATCGCCTGGTGGAACGACGATCTACCGGAACTGAGCGACGACGTATCCCTGGAGGAATGCCTCAGGCAGTCGCGCAGTGCAGGATTTACCGGCATGGAAAAGGGCCGCCGTTTTCCGGACGATCCTGCCGTGATGCTGCCGATCCTTCGGTCTGCCGACGTCACGCTCTGCGGCGGCTGGTTCTCGGGCACGCTTGTAGACGAGGAGCTTGCCGCCAACAAGGATCGCATCGGGCCGATGATCGAGTTGTTCAAGGCGGTCGATGCACCCTGCATTGTCTATGGCGAAGTCGGCCGTTCCATCCAGGGCGACCGCTCCAGGCCGCTGGCCACCAAGCCACGCCTGTCCGACGACGAAATGAAGGCCTATGCACATCGTGTGACCGAGTTTGGGGAATGGTGCGCCGACAAGGGCATGCCGCTGTCCTACCACCACCACATGGCGGCCGTGGTCGAGACCGAGGCTGAACTGGACGCATTCATGCGGCATTCCGGCGAAGGCATTCCGCTGCTGCTCGATGCGGGCCACCTGGCATTTGCCGGCGGAGACGTGCTGCGCGCCATCGACAACCACCATGGCCGGATCAACCACGTCCACGTCAAGGATATCCGCAAGCCCGTGGTCGACGGACTTGATCGCAGCCGGCAGTCGTTCCTCGATGCGGTCGCACTCGGCGCCTTCACGGTGCCGGGCGACGGCTCGCTCGATTTTGGCGCCATCGTCCAGCGGCTTGCCGACTACGGATACGAGGGCTGGTTCGTGGTCGAGGCCGAACAGGATCCGCGCAATGCGCCGCCGCAACGGATGGCTGAAATTGGTCACGCTGAACTGATGCGTGTCATGACATCGGCCGGCTATACGGTTGAGACGCAGGGTTTTCCGAAGGGATGA
- the iolD gene encoding 3D-(3,5/4)-trihydroxycyclohexane-1,2-dione acylhydrolase (decyclizing): MGKTIRLTMAQAVAQFLTKQMTVIDGQKVQIFGGVWAIFGHGNVAGLGEALYQIRDELPVYRAHNEQGMAHAAIAYAKTSFRQRFMACTTSIGPGALNMVTAAGVAHVNRIPVLFLPGDVFANRAPDPVLQQIEDFGDGTVSANDAFRPVSRYFDRITRPEQIISALKRAMQVLTDPQDCGPVTLALCQDVQAEAFDYPVSLFEEHVWTQRRPRPDADELANAIALIRKAAKPVIIAGGGVLYSQATAELTSFAETHSIPVVVTQAGKSAINESHAMSLGSVGVTGTSAANAIAEDADLIIAVGTRCQDFTTGSWALFKNDALSMVGLNIAAFDAAKHDSHPLVADAREGLKALSAGLAGWKAPAALAERAAQEKARWMEAAAKAMATTNATLPSDAQVIGAVARTIGGENSIVLCAAGGLPGELHKLWPATVPGSYHMEYGFSCMGYELAGGLGAKLARPDKDVVVMVGDGSYMMLNSEIATSVMLGMKLTVVLLDNRGYGCINRLQMATGGANFNNLLKDSYHEVMPAIDFRAHAESMGAIAVKVSSISELERAIEASRTNDRTSVFVIDTDALVTTEEGGHWWDVAVPEVSSRTEVNEAHKNYVAKRAAQRIG; the protein is encoded by the coding sequence ATGGGCAAGACGATCCGTTTGACAATGGCGCAGGCTGTCGCGCAGTTCCTGACGAAGCAAATGACCGTCATCGACGGCCAGAAGGTCCAGATCTTTGGCGGCGTATGGGCGATTTTCGGACACGGCAATGTCGCCGGACTGGGCGAAGCGCTCTACCAGATCAGGGACGAATTGCCGGTTTACCGCGCCCACAACGAACAGGGAATGGCGCATGCGGCAATTGCCTACGCCAAGACCAGCTTTCGCCAGCGCTTCATGGCCTGCACGACCTCGATCGGCCCCGGCGCACTCAACATGGTGACGGCGGCAGGCGTGGCCCATGTCAACCGCATCCCCGTACTGTTCCTCCCCGGCGACGTGTTTGCCAACCGTGCTCCGGATCCGGTGCTGCAGCAGATAGAAGATTTTGGAGATGGCACGGTTTCCGCCAACGATGCGTTCCGCCCGGTCTCCCGCTATTTCGACCGGATTACCCGGCCGGAGCAGATCATCTCGGCCCTGAAGCGCGCCATGCAGGTGCTGACCGATCCGCAGGACTGCGGTCCGGTGACACTGGCGCTTTGCCAGGATGTCCAGGCGGAAGCGTTCGACTATCCCGTGAGCCTTTTCGAGGAGCACGTCTGGACGCAGCGCCGGCCACGGCCGGATGCCGACGAACTCGCCAACGCCATTGCCCTCATCCGCAAAGCAGCGAAGCCCGTGATCATCGCCGGCGGCGGTGTCCTCTACTCGCAGGCGACCGCCGAGCTGACTTCATTCGCGGAAACCCACAGCATTCCTGTCGTCGTCACCCAGGCTGGAAAATCTGCGATCAACGAGAGCCATGCGATGTCGCTCGGCTCTGTTGGTGTCACCGGTACGTCTGCGGCCAATGCAATTGCCGAGGATGCCGACCTGATCATTGCCGTCGGCACTCGATGCCAGGATTTCACCACCGGCTCCTGGGCGCTGTTCAAGAACGACGCGCTTTCGATGGTGGGATTGAATATCGCAGCCTTTGATGCTGCCAAGCATGATTCGCATCCGCTGGTGGCCGATGCCCGCGAGGGACTGAAGGCTCTGTCGGCCGGGCTTGCCGGCTGGAAAGCCCCGGCAGCGCTCGCCGAGAGAGCAGCGCAGGAAAAGGCGCGCTGGATGGAGGCTGCCGCCAAGGCGATGGCGACGACAAACGCCACCCTCCCCTCCGACGCGCAGGTTATCGGCGCGGTGGCCAGGACGATCGGCGGCGAAAACAGCATCGTGCTCTGCGCTGCCGGCGGCCTGCCGGGCGAACTGCACAAACTCTGGCCGGCGACGGTGCCCGGCAGCTACCACATGGAATACGGATTTTCGTGCATGGGTTACGAGCTTGCCGGCGGGCTCGGCGCCAAGTTGGCGCGACCGGACAAGGATGTCGTCGTCATGGTCGGCGACGGTTCCTACATGATGCTGAATTCCGAGATCGCGACGTCCGTCATGCTCGGCATGAAGCTAACCGTCGTGCTGCTCGACAACCGGGGCTATGGCTGCATCAACCGGCTGCAGATGGCCACCGGCGGAGCCAACTTCAACAATCTCCTGAAGGACTCCTACCACGAGGTAATGCCGGCCATCGATTTCCGCGCTCATGCGGAAAGCATGGGTGCCATCGCCGTGAAGGTGTCGTCCATCAGCGAGCTCGAGCGGGCGATTGAAGCATCCCGAACGAACGACCGGACATCGGTCTTCGTCATCGATACCGATGCGCTGGTCACCACCGAGGAGGGTGGACACTGGTGGGATGTGGCCGTTCCCGAAGTGAGTTCGCGCACGGAAGTCAACGAGGCCCACAAGAACTATGTCGCCAAGCGGGCCGCACAGCGGATCGGATAG